Genomic window (Cyprinus carpio isolate SPL01 chromosome B7, ASM1834038v1, whole genome shotgun sequence):
TCAAGTCAATAGCATCATTCGCTGGCTTGCTCGCttgctgtctgtttgtttttgtgacacaGAGATATGGCTCTTTCATACATACAGTCCCCACCATCCTCACCACACAAATCCAACACCCAGTGTGAACCTGGTGTCACTTTTACACTcttgtggaatatattttttgaattgaGGAGAAAAACATCCTAGGAGAAAGGAAAGTAGGCATGCTCTAGAAGTTCAAATGTTAGCACATGGCGCTAGCAATGCTAAAagatttgattcccagggaatatgCATGCTGATAACAAATTTAGGTTGAATGCACTGTTACATTTGATACATTAAATGTTAGCTTCTTGTGTAGACAATACTTGGATATCAAAATTATTGTTCTGTATAGCATTCGCTCTTAAATAGAATTTAAGACTGTACAAGCACAGTACAGTAGTTGGTGTATTCTCATAGTGTTGCTCACTTACAGCAAATTTGATCTATcacaaattaaattatgtaatctaCCTTTCTAAAGTTTGCattcttttgaaataaattctTACTTTTATTTAGCTAGAATGGATTAAAATGATCAAACTTGACTGTAATAATttgtttcaaatgctgttcttttgaactttcgattTCTTCaaatctttcaatttttttttttaataaaaattaagcagcacaactgttttcaacattgataaagaaatgtttcttgagcagcaaattagcatattagaatgatttcagaaggatcatgtgacactgaagactggagtaatagctgatgAAAAATTAGCTTGGccatcaaaagaataaattacattttgaaatatattcaaacagaaaacacttatttaaacTTTCATTTAACAATAATGCCATACTTGCAGGATTTTTGTTCTTGGTGATCATAAGAATTTTTCCAGAAACAAACAAATCGTACCGACTCCAAATGGTAGTCTGTGTGGAGACTGAGATGTGTTAGTATATCTAGCTGTAACTTAAAACTTACAGGACTTCATTACTTTCTTTGGCCATGTGTTAGACTGCAACTGTGTGGAACATTTGAAGCAAGACATGCAAACAACATATATTAACAAAGGCCATGCGAAAGTACTTCTACTCACAAGGAGAAACAGATCTCTGCATGCAGCCATGATGAGTGTACATGCAAGCAAAGAAATCATCAGAACATTCTCAAAACCAACGGTTAAAGAAATCACAGCCACCCAGTCAGTAAGCAACAGTTCAGCTTTTAATGAAAGGTTTTCTCTTGGCACAGGTttgctattaaataaataaagcaattatttccatccatctatataaactaaacaaaaaaagcatgaaaaatgaTTAGGAAAAGTCACAAATGATCTGGACTAGGGTTCGGGTGTGGCATGAAATGCTACCACATCGTGTTATTTATGTACAAGCACCTCCATGAATCATTTGCTGTGAGCCTGAGTGTGTTGTCCtacacactcactcaatcacacTAAACAAAAGCACAATAGAAATCAAGAAATGTTGTAAGTACAAATGGCACTATACAAAATAGCCATTCATCCAGATAAATAGCGCAGATTCCAACTAACATGCTGTTATCACCACAGCTGTCCGCGCATGATGTATTTACAACCCTCAGGCAGGTGAACCTATCAAACATCTAAACAATTTTAGTGTGATGATTCGTTAAAGGATAAACAAGAACACCGTGggacaataacaaaataacaaatgaatcTACTGTGCATTTAGATGTTTTGCACATGAggcatgtttacatttttcagtttctcATGATGCTATATAttgtttcgtttttttgttttttagcagcaATGTATGTTTAAGAAATGGTCAGAATCATTTAAAATGGCAACATCTCACcataaacagagaaagaatgagaggGAGAGCTAAGCTCCATAACACATTCATTCCCCTGCAACAGCAAAACTGAGTGAAGGTCGAATGACACTAACTTACTAGCTGTGAAGAGACCACCCTGAAGCTGCAAGTGGGTTTCCAGAGTTTAGTGTAGTGTGATGCTCTCACATTTCCACCGTCCTCCTGAGCAGAAGAGTCAGCCGATCTCTCTCTAAACATATCAGCAAGTCGAACAGGTTCTAAGCAAACATAATCAACTCATCTCATCACTGACAAAATTCTCGATTTAACCGCTGTCCACATTGGGGCCCAAAATTGCAAGTACAAGTGCACATTTTTATAACTTtcaatacaagttttttttttctgtgtataaaatcatcaaaaaagaGAGATGAGAATAATTATATTGCTGAGTTTGAACGAAGGCTGTTGTGTTTCCTAATCTTCCATAGTGCTGGTTTCAGATGCACATGCACTCATTAACTCTCTGTCAGTGGGGTATTGGTGAGTTATGGGAGGACTGGAGACTTCTAGGCGGCGATACTGTCATCCTGCCCCTGAGGAATGAGGCAGCTgccatacacactcactcactccctctaGGTGACTTGGGATACATCGAGCCTAAAATAGATTCATAATGTActatttaaatgcagttttaaacTGCTGCATGGGAACAGATGAACTCCTATTAAACCAGACTTGTTTTCTCGCTACCTAACTCACTTCTGCCAATACCGAACTAAAGGCACTAACATACTGTCTAAAAGATCCTAATTCAGTCTGAGAACATATTCTTGAATTCTGAAAGGAATTAAAAACTCTAAATGGTGAttctgtaccaaaaaaaaaaaaaaaaacacaaaaaaaacttcagtCCAGTGGTAGACAGCTCCCTTCAAAACCAATAACATTGTCTTGTCAAATCAATGACTCAAACGTGAAATGAACCtgagaaataaaaatactatttttcctTGGCAGCACAGATTCCTTTACACTTTACAACTTGAATTGGCTGAACTGATAAGAAGGAAAAGTTGAAACCACAACTAATCAAGCAAAAGATACAATAATACCAGGTATTATATATTCAATGTTTTCCAATCATTTGATTAGACCCATTTTGACTTGCCATAAACCTGACAGgaatatgtttttcaaataaattattttttttaacaagcttCAAAACATTATTCTACAGTCATCAGAAGATTATTTTAAGATTTCATATTGTGTGATACACATAATTACACTATAAACTATGATGCCTAGTGGTCTTAGAATGCAATTAGCTTAAAGTTACAGGGACaggaaaacaccaaaaacaaaaaacaaaaaaaaaaaaccacatatgAATAGAAATGTTTCAGTAATAAAGCTTACAATGGATTTAAATCCAATACATCTTGACATGACTGCAGATTGGTGGCATATTACAACAGACAGacgaataaaacataaaatctgaataaaattgtcaataataccgataatcataataatactaGAGGTAGCAGCTGATTATGATGCTCTGTTTTCTTCATGTAGATTGGTAGAGTGTAGTTCTCACACTGTCCTTCAACAAAGTCCTTTTTGATGGTTTGAGTGTCTTTACTGGCTCTTTTATGTAGATGTGTCctgtattgcatttttaaaggTGTTGATTCAGATCTGTTGTTTCGGAGAGAGAAGCTCTTCATAGATAAAGTGTCTCAAATGCAATGGCACAAGAAGTGCTTTTCAAGTGGTcttcagtggaaaaaaagaaaacaaaaaaggataAGTGTAAAAAAGACACCTTAGGCACACAGATGTGCAGATTgtgtgcacacatgcacacacaaaatgtaagTTACAAAACCAAGGAattttattcctttaaaagtGGTTTGACAACTCAAAATTCTTCATTTAATAGGGCTGACCACCTTTTCAACCAAATAGACCAATCAGATAAGAATGAAGAGaggtaaaatgaaaaacaaaggagGCAGACAGtgatagagagaaaaaagaagagaaaagggaAAGATAGAGCCCTTACGTAGTAAGTAGACCTCTCCTGCTGCCAAAGACAGGACTGAATACATCAGCACACATTCAAACTGACCCACAcaacctctctctcacacacacacacacacacacacacacacacacacacttatatatacaaATACGTACATACTGTCTGCCACTTTGGCATGAACATGATGCTTTGTGTCCTTCTCAGCCTCAATGTGGCCATGCAAGAATATTTAAGATCATTCAATTGTTACGTTCCTTGTTGTTATTCTTATTTAGATCCTTTATGTAGCCCATCTGTGTTTTACTCTTCAGGACTGATAGAAGTGATGGTAGTGATGATGAtgttcatgatgatgatgatgctcatGTCGCTGGACCACCTGAGCTAGTCCTCCTTCATATAGCACCAGACTGGGCAGATCCCTCACATGCTCTTTCTCCACGACTGGGCCAGACGTCACGGTCGGCCCAAGAGCCCGATAGTGCAGGCCTTCTTTAGGCCTCTGCTTGTGTCGTCGGTACGGGCCTGAGCTTTGGTGTGGAGGGGTCTGGTTGGGGACCGCTGGGGGAGGGGGCGCTCCTCTTCTTATCACCCGACCGGCAGAGGCCTGTGTTGGTGGCGTGCGGTGCGTTTTCGGGGAACGGAGTGCGTGTGTGTGCCGGGAGAGGATGGCAGGAGGGTCTGTGGAGATGGTCTGTGAGCGCCGATGGTGAGCAGAGTACGCCTGCCCATTCTCTGGTTTCCTGATACGTGAACGTGTCTGATTGGATGAACGTGTGGTATGGTTGGGTTTTGCTGGTTCTGCGGCAGGAGCTGCTAGAGGAAgcacaaaataatttgttttaagggttattataaatatgtttattactatataaataattgtgcctttaccaaaaaaaaaaaaaaaaaaaaaaaaaaaaaaacattgtttgagGGATAACATCTtctaaacacaaattaagatatttttgatgaaatccttCAGACCCctcacacacaataaaaaaaaaaacacaaccaaaacacacaagaaccaaaaaagtacaaagaaaaaatataaaatattacatcagACATCAAACCTCAAAATCATAAAGCTATGAGAAACAGGAATACTTTTTgggcacaaagaaaacaaaaataatgactttattcaatcatttcttctcttccatgtcagtcttcaaTGCATGTTCATGAAAGAACTGATGCTTGTGTATTCCTCTGCTTGCAAGCAAGATGCAGCACATCCAGGTTCTGCAtcaataaagttatttatttttgttttctttgtgcacaaaaatattctcttagcttcataaaattacggttgaaccaatgatgtcacatagactattttattgatgtccttactacctttctgggccttgaatgtggtactTGCGTTGCtatctatgggagggtcagaaagctctcggattttatcaaaaaaGTCTTAATCggtattctgaagatgaacgaaggtctcatgggtttggaatgacacgagggtgagtaattaatgacagaattttcatttttggttaaacaaCCCCTTTAATTGTCAAGTCATTTTATGATCTCTTGTAAATTATATGATATGTTCAGGTGCATGTTATCATAAGTGGGTCAGTACTGAATACAGACGTATCAAGTGGTCGAAAACATTTTTATGACCGGaacacttaaatcaaattgcGAGTCAATGGCATTTATAAATTGGGGGATTTATACTTTTCTGGttattgtgcagtttttttttaaagaaaaaattaatcattcatatttataaaacctgcaaaatgtgtaaatatacttttatttattaacagttcAGTttgtaaaacatgaaataatgttatacaatttaaaatgttaaaaatttatatgcaaaaattaacattaactgattaataacttctgtcttatgaaaaagaaaaacacttatcTTCTTCTATCTTACAGAAAGGTGCTACTGATGCATAAGACACATCAATGTTTTTGCGCCAAATGGTTGAGACTGGATCACACAAGACAGATTTAATCACCAGGTGTGGACCAATGAGAAAACTCTGTTGGCTctatttactttttgtaattaagaTTGTACCTGTTCCGAAGCGGGATGTGTAGTTTTCAATGCCAGCCAGGTCAAGGTAATGGTTTCTTCTCTCCAAGTTCTCATCCACACAGTGCCGCTGGCAAGCTTGCTGGTTGTGGTGATCAGCATGGTAACGCCTAATACAACAGCATCATATAGTCATGACTGCAAGTACATTGCTCTGAGATTGTGAACACAAAGCGGGCTTGAACCAATCATTGTCCATTACATGTTAATTGCTTTAAAGATTCTGTGACATGTTCCTCCAAAGTTTATATATTGTACTTTTATCTAACAATTACAGACACTAATGTGTAAAACTGATTTACATATGATGTGGTCTGTTTATGCATCTTAATTTCATAAGTACCTAAGAAAGGCTCTTGACTTTTTCTCTGAAGTCTTGGAGTCCTCGATGCACTTTTCTCCCTTATGCTTGGGATGGGGAGTGTCTGTTGGAgacagagtgagtgagagagagagagagagagaaagagagagagaagagagggtCTTTATCAAAGAGAACGGCGTTGAGTtgcacagcatcacacacacgcatatatactGAAGCAGCTTTAAAGACCAACCAAAATAAGAAAGAAACCTTTGTTCCCTGCTTTCTATTTACTTTGAAGGttcataaaagaagaaaaaacaacaatgctTAATTTATTCTATTTTGAACCTCAGGCCTcatataaatctaaaaaacacacacttgtgaATTTGCATGAAGACAGCTGCTGTTCAAAGGCTCTTCTCTTTCAAATACATGACGGGTATAAATAGCTCAAATGACAGCactaaacaaacagaaacacttcTGTTTCTTCAGAGTACTTTCTGTTCTCCTTCACATTGTTTTTTACCAAGTAACACAGTTAGAAAGTGGCTaaatgtggatttatttatttttcaaacagcAGAAGACTATCTGAACAAAGAGGGATAAGATAGCACTTTCCAAAAGGAATCCAAAAGCTCAGAGCTGCAGAGGTTTgggttttttctttctctcatctTCTGCCTTTGACTATGAACTCATCTTACAAGAGATGCAATGACATGGAAGACAGGGGAAAGGAGGAGGGCAATAGTATAGGAGACAGCATAACAAGAACTTAGAACTGTTCTCCCGAAAATTCTGTAATCTTCTACTTGCCCTCATGtccttgtttttatgttttttctcttttataaGGGAACACAAAATGTGGTATTTAACAAAATGTCAAGGATGTACTTGTCTAATGAAATTGAGAcagtcaagtaaaaaaaaaaaaaaatacaattacatgtCACATCTATACATTAGAGTTTGACCATCACACAAATCTCTTGTCATATTGActgctttttaatgtatttttgatcaaatttgatTGATCCAGTTACCATTCATTATAACTGTTTGGAAAAGATCAGCATCAACATTCTGTTAAACTCCCTCTTGTGTTCCATGGacgaaataaagtcatacaggtatggaacaacaagacggtgagtaaatgatgacaacatttttttttgcatttttgagtgaactctcCCTGATATCCCTCAACTCATTTTCTGTTGTTCTGAGCAAACTCTCTCTATGTACCTGTGTTGGTCTGGGTGCAGTTCCTCCATTTCTGGCTGGAGTCTGGAGCAACAGAGAGCTTCACCCTGAGGGTCTTACTGCTGCTTGGGGAGTGATTCACAGACGCGTCCACCACCTCATATATGGTGTGCAGTAGACTGGTGATGTCCTGAACATAGGGAGATAGAGAGGGAAAACTAACATGAAATTATCTTCACTGACACAAGACGGTCTTTTATATTCTGTGCAAGCCTGTACGTGATATATGATAAGATATATGCATTATTCATAATTCAATCACAGTCGTGTCCATAATAATTTGTTAATCAGAGTCTCCTTAGCCTCGGGGAGGGAAGATAGATGCTAGCAGCAGTGGAGAGCACATGTGTGCACAAACATGAAACATGCTATACATCTGAGGCTATTTAGCATGtggaaatgaaatgtaaatgcagAGCAACTATGAAGCTGAGGAAAACAATAACTGTGTGGTACGGCCGaagaaaaaagacatttagtATGTCCTGTTAGTGTTATCTCTGTTGCTGTCCCTAATGCACAGATGTCTCAGTCTTACCTCTCTAGTGACCTTGCCATTGTTATCGAAGTCATAGAGGGTGAAAGTCCACTCCTGCCTGTTATCTTCTTCAACTGATACAGCGCACTCCAACTCCTGATTAATAAACAACAATGGATAATCACTGTTTCAGTAACACTCATTTAAAAGACTGGTCATAAATTTTGGGTTGCCATGATtttgtggatttaaaaaaaaaaagtcactaatgCTTACCAGAGCTGCAATtattttgatctaaaatacagtaaaacagtgaaatcttatatttaaaataactcctttatcttttttcatacattttaaaatgtaatttgttcttgtgatagcaaagctgaaatTCCAGCAGCCATtgtgtcaaatgatcctttagaaatcattctcatCAATCAtgttatttggtgctcaagtaacatttctgaacattatcaattgaaaatagttgtgctgcataatttttatggaaactatgatccatatttttttttagaatcctttgattaatagaaatttcaatagaacagaaatgtatttgaaacagaaatcttttgtatcattatgTCTTTAGTgtgacttttaatcaatttacttTTAATGCTTTAATCCTAGcagaataaacatattaatttctttaaaaagccaacaaaatatgtttgtttgttttatactgACCTCAAACTGTAATTGTTTGTGTGGGCCGACAGTGGCAGAGCCTTCAGTGTCCTGCATTCTCTCTTCCGCACTACAGCTGTCGGTCTTCTCAGGGGGCAGGGCCACTGCAGGGGGGCACACATTCACATAATGGTAAGGAAACcatcaaatgctttaaaaaaatgtaagcaaTGTCATACTTaagaaatattattgtattttatttttattttttattttttgtcttcatCTCATGTAACTGTAACTCATTCTGAACATTGTTCAGAAGtgttattcatttctttatttgtaattgttttaatgaggaaaaaaattgagATGCAGCTTTATGGGCATATATATGAACTAAAATAGACAGAAGAGAGAAGGGAAAGAGTTAAAGGAGAATGCCTAGGAAGCACCCAGCTATTTCTGAATGTAGCCATGTCATCTCTGCTATTGCAGTCATATTACACTGAAGACACTCATAAAGTCTCATAGTATGGGATATAAACCTTCAGGCAAAATTTGCAGTCACACCCTGAATATTAATCTCAGAAGTACATGTTCCTCTACACACTTTGTTAGAGTCTTGGAAAGCAATGATGGACATGTGGCACACACATAGCTCATGTCCACATCACAATTCAGGACCATTTTTAGTGCAGTGGCAGCACTTTCATAATGGATTGTCGTAAAGCTGTGTCTAAAGGCTTGTTCACACTAGGACGAATATCGTGCACGATTATCGCCAACGTTTAATGCCtagtgactaaacaaagggcacCAATGTACAGTAAGTGTGCACCGACGGACAAAACACTAGGcgtaaaagtataattaaaaaaaacccgCCACATTAAAAACTGTTCGACCAATGAGATTGGCGCTTTTGTTCACATGCCTGGAGCTGTTGAAGTTTTTTTGGCGCTCAAGCACAAAATGGTCACGCTGAGTACACTTGATACCTAAAGACGAAGAGGAAATAAGTAGACCAAGATGATGCAtcgaggcaagatgaatgtagagctgCTGGTCTCATTGGTGTCTGAACACAAAGGGCTTTATGACAAATGTGACAGTGACTTCAAAAATCTCAATAAGAGGGAGTTGTTATGGAGAGGAATTGCAGATCAAATAGGATTCAATGTGTACTAGGGTATTTCTGTCTTTCATTAAGTGTcatctaatgtcagggagtgAATTCGCACGTTCACTCTGCTCATCGCCAGCAGAAATTGCTTGGGCATGAACACAAAAGCTGCATCGAAAAATGTTGGCAATAAGCGCAAGCGATAATCATCCCATTATGAACGAGGCTTTAGGGCTGCTTTCACACCTGGCCCATTGTTTTGGAACCTAGCGCGTATTTGCCCTTAACTCGGTTCATTAGGGCATATGTGAACATGACAATCGCGCTCAGATCTGTGCCAAAACAAAGTCTTATTCCTCTTCGTGGtaggtgcattttaaaaatgttttcccgAAGGATCCTGGACTCCtgctcaaaatgataaattaatataaagactgctataaaaaacctaaaataaaaaatcaataagccATCAAAGCTGGTTCCATGCTGACGGATGACAGCTATGAGCGGAATTCCAGAAAATAAACCAATGAGAGGACAGTTTACTCACACGTGACTTGTATTAACAATTTTGGTCTATATataaaaagcaacattgtaataattttaatcccTCTTTTGGAACAAAGCAATCAAtctacaggtgtgaaagcacGCTTACATCCCCCACTAAGTGAGCCAAAGCCAACAGTGAGGCAAAACTCTccaatggtgcttttccactgcgtggtacaaCTCGGCTAAGTACGGTACGGCACGGCTCGGCTCGGCatggtttgcatttccactgcagtttagtatcgctttagagtgggcgagattattcacatgtcgttatagttgcgctGCCTCTACTGTCGCAtctcctaaaaaaaactttttcattccataTCGCCCTATCACTGTTCAAAAAAGGTGcactcgttcaaaacagttgcgttcaatccttcgctggctgtgctgatttacatctagcggttcttttgtgtttgtgacgcaagttcagtgacgattctctccggccaaaccgtgatcagcagagtttacacgtcacgttttctTTTAATGGTacagttcacttggaacctcaactgaggtggtactaaaaaaagtaccaggtactgtacccagtggaaaaccccccaaaagtgaatgGTATCGAGCCGTGCCGTgtcataccatgcagtggaaaagtgccataagATAGTTAGGTAGGATGAGGAAGAAACCCAAGGAACCAAGACAGcagataaaaatgtaaacagtttaAATTAAGACACAATGTGAAAGTAATGATGTCAATGATGTTAAACAGCACTGATCGTGACATGCCATACAGTTTAATATGTCACAACTGAGATTTGGGTTCTTTAGCTGAAGGCAAGATTTTCAGTCAATAGCCACTTGAGAGTTTCGgtctgtttttcatacaaaactATTGTCAGACTTGGAATATAGAGTTATTATAATGCTGTTTTACCTTTGAAGCTTCACAGTGTCTGTACATTGAGCCTAACTGccttcttttttgttccacaggaaaaaagttatacaggtttggaacaagacAACAGAATCTAAATTTTTCCTTTAAGAGCAGACTATGGGAAATCAGTGCTATGCCTTGCTAAAGCTGCaagtataaatgcataaacagGCCTAACTGCTACCATCACATCCTAAGGCCAGGCTTCACAAACATCCTCAATATCCTATTTGTGTCTATGTCTGAAATCACAAGCAAATTTAAAGCGAGTCGCCGAGAAAGATGAAGTCTAACTGCAGCCCGTTCTGATGTAGAGAA
Coding sequences:
- the LOC109059257 gene encoding protein naked cuticle homolog 1 isoform X3, with translation MQDTEGSATVGPHKQLQFEELECAVSVEEDNRQEWTFTLYDFDNNGKVTREDITSLLHTIYEVVDASVNHSPSSSKTLRVKLSVAPDSSQKWRNCTQTNTDTPHPKHKGEKCIEDSKTSEKKSRAFLRRYHADHHNQQACQRHCVDENLERRNHYLDLAGIENYTSRFGTAAPAAEPAKPNHTTRSSNQTRSRIRKPENGQAYSAHHRRSQTISTDPPAILSRHTHALRSPKTHRTPPTQASAGRVIRRGAPPPPAVPNQTPPHQSSGPYRRHKQRPKEGLHYRALGPTVTSGPVVEKEHVRDLPSLVLYEGGLAQVVQRHEHHHHHEHHHHYHHFYQS
- the LOC109059257 gene encoding protein naked cuticle homolog 1 isoform X1 translates to MVKQKYYCPSSRVDQQDSQQKNTCGLSPRDLLDEGYAEGISDERYRLEVALPPEKTDSCSAEERMQDTEGSATVGPHKQLQFEELECAVSVEEDNRQEWTFTLYDFDNNGKVTREDITSLLHTIYEVVDASVNHSPSSSKTLRVKLSVAPDSSQKWRNCTQTNTDTPHPKHKGEKCIEDSKTSEKKSRAFLRRYHADHHNQQACQRHCVDENLERRNHYLDLAGIENYTSRFGTAAPAAEPAKPNHTTRSSNQTRSRIRKPENGQAYSAHHRRSQTISTDPPAILSRHTHALRSPKTHRTPPTQASAGRVIRRGAPPPPAVPNQTPPHQSSGPYRRHKQRPKEGLHYRALGPTVTSGPVVEKEHVRDLPSLVLYEGGLAQVVQRHEHHHHHEHHHHYHHFYQS
- the LOC109059257 gene encoding protein naked cuticle homolog 1 isoform X2; translated protein: MVKQKYYCPSSRVDQQDSQQKNTCGLSPRDLLDEGYAEGISDERYRLEVALPPEKTDSCSAEERMQDTEGSATVGPHKQLQFEELECAVSVEEDNRQEWTFTLYDFDNNGKVTREDITSLLHTIYEVVDASVNHSPSSSKTLRVKLSVAPDSSQKWRNCTQTNTDTPHPKHKGEKCIEDSKTSEKKSRAFLRRYHADHHNQQACQRHCVDENLERRNHYLDLAGIENYTSRFGTAPAAEPAKPNHTTRSSNQTRSRIRKPENGQAYSAHHRRSQTISTDPPAILSRHTHALRSPKTHRTPPTQASAGRVIRRGAPPPPAVPNQTPPHQSSGPYRRHKQRPKEGLHYRALGPTVTSGPVVEKEHVRDLPSLVLYEGGLAQVVQRHEHHHHHEHHHHYHHFYQS